The Streptomyces nigra genome includes the window GACCGCCGTTGACATTTCCTCGTTCAACTGGATTGACTACGGCCCAGATCGGTCATGAGCGTCAGCGACAAGCCCTGGCTCGCTGACCGGCAACCCTCGCATCGCGGTGGGGTGCCCCAGGTGACGACCGGACCGGATGACTTCGGTAAGCGCGCAGGCCGCCGGCGGCCGGAAGAGTGAGTGACGCCATGGACGCAGCCCCCAGGACGGCCACCGGCCGCCTTCGCGGCCGCGTCCACGCGTACGCCACCCTGTTCGCCGCCGACCGGGCCGTCGATCTGCTCCGCGTCAACAGCGCACTGTGTACCGCACCGGGCTGTGCCCGCCGCCGCGGCTGATCTCTCCTCCGCGGCACCGCACCCCCGACACCCACCGCTTCGGCGGTGTGCCGTCGTCCGCCCGCCCCCGGTGACCGTGCGTCCTCCCCCTCCCCGGCCCCGCCGTCGAACGGCCGTGCCCGTGGCCGAGGTGTCCGCGTCCTCCGGGGCCTTCCGACTCCTGCCGGAGCCCTCCATGAGTGAACCCCCAGGCGCCGCCGTCTCCCTGGCCGAGGCGCCGCGGCCCGCCGCCACCCCGTCCGAACCGCTCACCGCCCAGCGCGTGCTGCCGCTCAGGCGCCCCGGCCGCTGGATCGCCACCGCCGTCGCCCTCGTCCTCACCGCCCAGTTCGTCCACGGCCTGGTGACCAACCCGTTCTACCAGTGGGACCGCTTCGGCTACTGGTTCCTGCGGCCCACCATCGTCGACGGCCTCCTCGTCACCCTCGAAGTCACCGCCTACAGCGCCGTATTGGGCCTTCTCGGCGGCGTGCTGCTGGCGCTCGCCCGGCTCTCCCGCAGCCCCGTGCTGCGCGCCGTCAGCTGGGCGTACGTCTGGGCGTTCCGCTCCATCCCGCTCATCGTCGTCCTGCTGTTCCTGTACAACTTCAGCGCCCTCTACAAGACGCTCAGCCTCGGCGTCCCCTTCGGGCCCGCCTTCCTCACCTTCGACGAGTCCGCGCTCGCCACCGACCTCGTCATCGCGGTCGTCGGCATCAGCCTCCACGAGTCCGCGTACGCCGCCGAGGTCGTCCGCGGCGGCATCCTCTCCGTCGACCAGGGCCAGCACGAGGCCGCCGCCGCGCTCGGGCTGCCGAAGGGCTACCAGTTCCGCCGGATCGTGTTCCCGCAGGCGCTGCGGTCCATCGTGCCGAACTACGTCAACCAGCTCATCGGCCTGATCAAGGGCACCTCGCTGGTCTTCTACGTGTCCCTGCTCGACCTGTTCGGCGCCGCGCAGTCCATGGGCTCCACCTACCCGGGCGACATCGTGCCGCTGCTCATGGTCGCCACCGTCTGGTACCTCGTCCTGACCAGCGTCGTCTCCGTCGTCCAGTTCTACGTCGAGCGGTACTACGCCCGGGGCGCCACCCGCTCCCTGCCGCCGACCCCGCTCCAGAAACTGCGGTCCTCCGTCACCGAGTTGAGGGCCCGCGTCCGCCGGGAGGCCGCCGTATGAGCACCGCCGTCGACGACCACGCGCCCGCCACCGTCGAGGTGCACGACGTGCACAAGTGGTACGGCGCCCACCGCGTGCTCAACGGGGTCGACCTGACCGTACGGCCCGGCGAGGTCACCGTGATCCTCGGCCCCTCCGGCTCCGGCAAGTCCACCCTCCTGCGGGTCATCAACCACCTGGAGAAACCGGAGATCGGGCACGTCAGTCTCAACGGCGAACCGATCGGCGTCCGCCGGCACGGCACCCGCCTCAAGGAACTCGGCGAGCGGGCCATCCTCGCCCAGCGCGGCCGGATCGGCTTCGTCTTCCAGAACTTCAACCTCTTCCCGCATCTGACGGTCCTCGACAACGTGGCCGCCGCCCCCGTCGCCACCCGCCGGCTCGCCAAACCCGCCGCGCTCGAACTCGCCCGCGACCTGCTCGCCCGCGTCGGCCTCGCCGACAAGGCCGGCGCCTACCCACGGCAGTTGTCCGGCGGGCAGCAACAGAGGGTGGCCATCGCCCGTGCCCTCGCGCTGCGCCCCGGCGTCATCCTCTTCGACGAGCCGACCTCCGCCCTCGACCCGGAACTCGTCGGCGAGGTGCTCGCCGTCATCAAGGACCTGGCGACCAGCGGCACCACCCTCGTCATCGTCACCCACGAGATCGGTTTCGCCCGCGAGATCGCCGACCGCGTCGTCTTCATGGACGGCGGCCGGATCGTCGAACAGGGCCCGCCCTCCGAGGTCCTCGACGCCCCCCGGCACGAACGGACCAGGGACTTCCTCAGCAAGGTCCTCTGACCCCCGCCCCTTGTTCACCCATCACGTAAGGACAGTCATGCGCCACCGCGTCACCCGTCGTGCCCTGCTCCGCGGCATCACCGCGGCGACCGCCGCCGCCACCCTCGCCACCGGGCTCACCGCCTGCGGCGGAGACAGCGACGCGGCGACGGCGACCTCCGACGCCGCCGGCACGGTCACCGTCGGCCGGCTCTCCAACGGGGCCGCCAAGGAGACCACCCTCAAGGTGTCCGAGGTGAAGTCCATCAGCGCCAAGCTCCCCGCAGACCTGAGAAAGAGCGGACGACTCGTCATAGGCTCCGGCACGCTGCCCTCCGGGTCGCCGCCCCTGGGTTTCGTGGGCAGCGACCAGAAGACCCTCACCGGCTCCGAGATCGACCTCGCCCGCCTGGTTGCCGCCGTGTTCGGACTGAAGCCCGAGGTCAAGCGGTTCACCTGGGAGAACCTCTTCGTCGGCATCGACAGCGGCAAGGTGGACGTCGGCTTCTCGAACATCACCGACACCGAGGAGCGCAAGCGCAAGTACGAGTTCGCCTCCTACCGCAAGGACGACCTGGCCTTCGAGGCGCCGAAGGACTCGAAGTTCCGCTTCGACGGCGACTACCGGACGCTCGCCGGCACGACCGTCTCGGTCGGCGCCGGCACCAACCAGGAACGCATCCTGCTGGAGTGGAAGAACCGCCTGGAGAAGGAGGGCAAGAAGCTGACGGTCAAGTACTTCCAGGAGACCAACAGCACCTACCTGGCCCTGAGCAGCGGCAAGATCGACGCCTACTTCGGGCCCAGCCCCAACCTCTCGTACCACGTCACCCAGACCAGCGGCACGCCGCAGGCGACCAGGATCGCCGGGCAGTTCTCCGGCGCCGGGGCGACCCTGCAGGGACTGATCGCCGCGACCGCGAAGAAGGACAGCGGACTCGCCGAGCCCCTCGCCGAGGCGATCAACCACCTCATCGACAACGGCCAGTACGCGAAGTGGCTCGCCGCGTGGAACCTCTCCGGCGAGGCCGTGGAGAAGGCGGAGGTGAACCCGCCCGGCCTGCCGCTCGACAACTCCTGACGACCCATCCCCGGGGCGCCGGGCCCTCCCCTCCTCTGCGGCGGAGGGCCCGGCGCCGTCGTACGGACCACCAGGAAGGCACCGACCGTGTCCGCGAACCCCACACCCCTGCATCTCGCCGTCGCCCTGGACGGCACCGGCTGGCACCCCGCCTCCTGGCGGGAGCCGGTGTCCCGCCCCCGGGACCTGTTCACCGCCGCCTACTGGACCGACCTGATCACCGAGGCCGAACGGGGCCTGCTCGACCTCGTCACCCTCGAGGACGGCCTGGGCCTGCAGTCCTCGCACTTCCTCGACCCGGACGGGCGCACCGACCAGGTACGCGG containing:
- a CDS encoding ABC transporter substrate-binding protein; this encodes MRHRVTRRALLRGITAATAAATLATGLTACGGDSDAATATSDAAGTVTVGRLSNGAAKETTLKVSEVKSISAKLPADLRKSGRLVIGSGTLPSGSPPLGFVGSDQKTLTGSEIDLARLVAAVFGLKPEVKRFTWENLFVGIDSGKVDVGFSNITDTEERKRKYEFASYRKDDLAFEAPKDSKFRFDGDYRTLAGTTVSVGAGTNQERILLEWKNRLEKEGKKLTVKYFQETNSTYLALSSGKIDAYFGPSPNLSYHVTQTSGTPQATRIAGQFSGAGATLQGLIAATAKKDSGLAEPLAEAINHLIDNGQYAKWLAAWNLSGEAVEKAEVNPPGLPLDNS
- a CDS encoding amino acid ABC transporter ATP-binding protein codes for the protein MSTAVDDHAPATVEVHDVHKWYGAHRVLNGVDLTVRPGEVTVILGPSGSGKSTLLRVINHLEKPEIGHVSLNGEPIGVRRHGTRLKELGERAILAQRGRIGFVFQNFNLFPHLTVLDNVAAAPVATRRLAKPAALELARDLLARVGLADKAGAYPRQLSGGQQQRVAIARALALRPGVILFDEPTSALDPELVGEVLAVIKDLATSGTTLVIVTHEIGFAREIADRVVFMDGGRIVEQGPPSEVLDAPRHERTRDFLSKVL
- a CDS encoding amino acid ABC transporter permease, translated to MSEPPGAAVSLAEAPRPAATPSEPLTAQRVLPLRRPGRWIATAVALVLTAQFVHGLVTNPFYQWDRFGYWFLRPTIVDGLLVTLEVTAYSAVLGLLGGVLLALARLSRSPVLRAVSWAYVWAFRSIPLIVVLLFLYNFSALYKTLSLGVPFGPAFLTFDESALATDLVIAVVGISLHESAYAAEVVRGGILSVDQGQHEAAAALGLPKGYQFRRIVFPQALRSIVPNYVNQLIGLIKGTSLVFYVSLLDLFGAAQSMGSTYPGDIVPLLMVATVWYLVLTSVVSVVQFYVERYYARGATRSLPPTPLQKLRSSVTELRARVRREAAV